The Porites lutea chromosome 7, jaPorLute2.1, whole genome shotgun sequence genome includes the window ACACAAATATCACGTAAAATCGCCCAATATCTTTCCggaaattctcaaaaaaatttctaaatatccaaaaaaaattctaaatatctCGAGAACTCCTCGAAATATCtcgtatttttgttttaaaaataagcgATTTTGAATCTCTTAGGCCAAAATTTTCCCCTGCAGGAGCTGAAAAGTATGTTCAGGCTCATATATGTTTCCAgtatccgccattttgacaaATGGCTGCTAGTGTCTAGTGATATGGAATACATTATTCAAGTGGAAAACCGCTGAACTggaaaagctggaaaacagcaaaaaaagctataaatttgtccaaatatctcaaaagtttcTAAATATCTCGGAAACTTCTAAATGTCTCAAAAAATATGCGGGTATTTGTGTCTAGGCCTACTTGTGGCCCTCTATaaaaaatgaagcaaaattaatattaaaatgaTTTGACACTGTCATTATaacgaaataaaaattaatatttattggcgcaatttaaaaaacaagtaaaaataatatttaaaaccTGTCTAGTCTTAGAAATtttaactatttaaaaaatattatattaactATCTTAAACAAGTTATTTTACAGACTtaatatttaaaagatattaTCTTTGGTTAAGTTCCTTATGTCGGTGCCAGGAAAAATTGAACGAATGTCCCTGATTCAGCACTGTAAATTCAAAAGATCCGCCTCTGTCCCAAAATGCATGCAAATTTGGTCGTGCAGAACCAAATCTGGTTCAATCGCTCTTGAAGTCATTTACGCACAATTTGTACTCGCTCGTAACATCCCCGCCCGACAGATTCTGTAGGGAGCGAATTACACTGTAATGGTGTACTGTATTCTCCTTTTCACCTAAACAAACGTACCAAATTTGAGGTGTAACAGAATCGTTTGAAGTTACAGTGCGTGGAACATTAGATCTCTTATATACATATCTAACACTACTGGAAATGCGTGGCTCTGTTTCAACGCCAAATGCCTCATGGAAGAAAATTCTGATGCAGTCTCGTGGAGAAGCCATCCAAGGCCAGCTTCAAGCAAGCCTTTCAGATCATTCACCCTTAGGGTGCAAATGAGCCCAAGGAAATTCGATTATTTCAATCGCTGTTTAAGTTGAGATCTCTGGAGCCTAAGGGATCTGACGCACGTCTCTGTATGCTGTACAAACAGAGTAATGGATTAGCCACTTACGAATGTGACAAGTTTCAGAGAGAACATAAGAGCAGAATGGACACCAGGCTCTCGTCTCTCAGTCATCGATTTGAACAGCCACGTAGTACATGTCATTATTATAAGAACTCTTTTTAAATTAGGACAATTGTACAGTGGAATAATCTCCCACCAGAAATCATAGCCTCTACTTCGTCATGTTCATTTAGGTAATTCGTGTGTAATCTTACATATTGAttagtaattttgtttttgtcgtattcattgttgtaatttttattatttaaagcaGTCTGCAACACTCTGTTAAGAGTGAAGACTTAATGGCTAAATAAGTTAACCAACAAAATCAATTAAAATTCTTCTTAACAACAGCGAACTTATACTATATTACATACCCTATTTATTCAAGTGTATCATACCATTTTGTCCAAAAGAATAATTTGCAAGTCTAGTGAACTGAATTAAAACTACTTAAGCCCTCCTTTCAAGCCATCCAATACGCGCTGTGTTTTACTAACTTCTCGGTTACTGGCAGTAGTGCTTTCATGCTCTTTTCCGAACAATTTAATGCGTATGTCCAGCGCACGCTGATGagattgaagagctgctttgaaatcacccATCTTATGCTGTGTTATTCCCACGAAGTAGTAACAGTCAGCCGTACTTTGGTGTTTTTCTCCAAACACTTTAATACGTATGTCCAGCGCACGCTGTGTTGACTGCagagctgctttgaaatcacccATCTTATGCTGTGTTTTCCCCAGGGAGTAGTAACAGGCAGCcgtactttggtgttcttctccaaacatttCAATATCTATGTCCAGCACACGCTGTTTTGACTGCAGAGCTGATTTGAAATCACCCATCTTATGCTGTGTTATCCCCAGTTTGTAGTAACAGTCAGCCGTACTTTGGCgttcttctccaaacacttTAATACTTATGTCCAGCGCACGCTGGAAAGATTGAAGAGCGGCTTTGAAATCACCTAGTTCACTCTGTGCTTTCCCTAGGGAGTAGTAACAGTCAGCcgtactttggtgttcttctccaaacacttTAATACTTATGTCCAGCGCACGCTGATGagattgaagagctgctttgaaatcacccATCTTATGCTGTGTTATCCCCAGTTTGTAGTAGCAGTCAGCCGTACTTTGGCgttcttctccaaacacttTAATACTTATGTCCAGCGCACGCTGGAAAGATTGAAGAGCGGCTTTGAAATCACCTAGTTCACTCTGTGCTTTCCCTAGGGAGTAGTAACAGTCAGCCGTACTTTGGCgttcttctccaaacacttTAATACTTATGTCCAGCGCACGCTGATGagattgaagagctgctttgaaatcacccATCTCATGCTGTGTTATCCCCAGGAAGTAGTAGCAGTCAGCCGTACTTTGGTGTTTTTCTCCAAACACTTTAATACGTATGTCCAGCGCACGCTGGAAAGATTGAAGAGCGGCTTTGAAATCACCTAGTTCACTCTGTGCTTTCCCTAGGGAGTAGTAACTGTCAGCCGTAATTTGGCgttcttctccaaacacttTAATACGTATGTCCAGCGCGCGCTGATGagattgaagagctgctttgaaatcacccATCTTATGCTGTGTTATCCCCAGGAAGTAGTAACAGTCAGCCGTACTTTGGTGTTTTTCTCCAAACACTTTAATACGTATGTCCAGCGCACGCTGTTTTGACTGCagagctgctttgaaatcacccATCTTATGCTGTGTTATCCCCAGGGAGTAGTAACAGTCAGCCGTACTatggtgttcttctccaaacacttTAATACTTATGTTCAGCGCACGCTGATGagattgaagagctgctttgaaatcacctagATCATGTTGTGTTATCCCCAGGGAGTAGTAACAGTCAGCCGTACTTTGGTTTTCTTCTCCAAACACTTTAATACTTATGTCCAGCGCACGCTGATGagattgaagagctgctttgaaatcacccATCTTATGCTGTGTTTTCCCCAGGGAGTAGTAACAGGCAGCCGTATTTTTGTGTTCTTCTCCAGACACTTTAATATCTATGTCCAGCACACGCTGTTTTGACTGCAGAGCTGATTTGAAATCACCCATCTTATGCTGTGTTATCCCCAGTTTGTAGTAACAGTCAGCCGTACTTTGGCgttcttctccaaacacttTAATACTTATGTCCAGCGCACGCTGGAAAGATTGAAGAGCGGCTTTGAAATCACCTAGTTCACTCTGTGCTTTCCCTAGGGAGTAGTAACTGTCAGCCGTAatttggtgttcttctccaaacacttTAATACGTATGTCCAGCCCACGCTGTGTTGACTGCagagctgctttgaaatcacccATCTTATGCTGTGTTATCCCCAGGGAGTAGTAACAGTCAGCCGTACTatggtgttcttctccaaacactttaatacgtatgtccagcgcacgctgttttgactgcagagctgctttgaaatcacctagATCATGCTGTGCTATCCCCAGGGAGTAGTAACAGTCAGCcgtactttggtgttcttctccaaacacttTAATATCTATGTCCAGGGAACGCTGTTTTGAGTGCAGAGCTGCAGAGAGGCAACTGAATATCAGATATTTGGTTTGGGTAATGAGAGCATATTTTTTAGTTGAGTCATTCGATACGAGTGTACAGGAAAAGGTAGCTATGTGATGATCGTGGGTTGAATTGGAGGAAGCTAAATTGGCCCCTGGAGTGTCGGAGTTTTCTGGTACTGAGTTTTGGATACATACCCTTCATTTCTGTTTTGagatttttcatgttttatggGACCGCCAGCATAGCAACAATGTTAGCGATGCATAAAAAGAAGTAATTTACCTTACTGAAGCTGAAATTATAGCGAATTCAAATTGACTATGTATAGCGCAGATATAGCCGGTAACTCTGTGTGCAAAGTAATAATCAGCACTGGACGAAAGCTACCGCTGGGAATCTCAAACAAATGACTCACGAGCTATTTCTCCGGCCACGATTAAGACCCTCGCTGCACTTTGTATCTAGTGAAATCTCTAAATTACTGTCCTACCTTGGCAAGAGCATAAAAGGTGCCGGGACTTCTTTCAAGTCCAATACAATCATATTTACAGTTTTGGAGGTGGTTAAAATATTTTGCTTAGAATTTCAGTTACATTTTCAACTGGCAGATTAGCTCTATAAGCTTTGTTAATTGAGttgcgcattttttttttacactagcTTTTAACTCACCTTCTTTCCTCGCCGACATACTAATCTCTTCTTTGTTATCACTGACGTCTTGCATAGGTTTGAGTTCATCTATTTTTCGTGCCAACATGGCGACGTCTTCTTTGCTAGCAATGTCGCTTTCCACTTTGTTCTTCAACTCTGCAATGTCTGAATTCACACCCTCAAGAAATTTTATGTACGATTTATTCTCTTCATTGATAGCCTGCTCAAGTCTGCGGACTTTACTTGTGGGAAAGTCTGACTCTAATAAACCACCAACAGCATCAATTGGAGCCGTCGAGACACCCAGCGCTTGGAACGCGTCTTTGGCGTGTTTCACGTACTGGTTAAAGGTCACTTTTGGCATCTCAGAACTTGTTGAGTGGCAAACGGAATTCCTCAGAAGGCGCAACTGATCAATTGCTAGTGCCCAGGTTTCCGCATTGTTTCCGGTCGTGCTTACTACGGACGGATGAAAATGACCATGTGATATTCCACGGGGCTTAACATACACGTCATTTAGCGTTCCGTGATGTACGGCAAACGCTCGCGAATAGATAGTGGCCTGGAACAAAGCAGTGCAATCCCATTCGTGATACGATCGAAGGACAGGAACTTTGGTTCTGCCACCTTCTgtattgaaaaacaaatttctcACGGCAGGGGAATCATCCCAGCGATGGCGATGTCCATAGGTGTTGTCCCACATGGTTTTAAATGTCTGTCTCAGCGCGTTTGGAAATTCATTCAACACAAGAGACgcgaatttgaaaaaatttaaatccACGTCCCGGTAAGGCTGCAGGGCCATCCCAGCGTAGAATTAAATTtgctgttaaaataaaaaacaatcttAGTAGTGTTGGGCTCCTGTCTTAGTTCACAAAAATTTATAGTTGCTAAAATATCTTTCCTTTTATTCTGGAAACCATTTCCTTGAATCCCGGATCAATTTTAGTAATTCAGATCGAATTACAAGAGCTTGAGTTTTGGTGAGGCAGCTGCATGCAATGCTGAAAAGCCAGGAAGGTTTCAGTGTCATTTATAAATCTGATAGCCCTGCCGTTTGACAGAGTTAACtagtttaaatgaagatatgatcgtcgcagaggtaattgcaatttaaacaattgcaaattaacccgaagAACAATTTTGGGACTTAAATCGGGGATTCGAACCATCGCCTCggcgttagcgctgcagtgctccaccaattgagctatgaagacccatacattgggagcaggccattttgttgagttcatcttaacccgtaaaaggaatgaaacacgaagatgatgtgaactgcggaaacacaaatttaaatgaagttaTGAttgtcgcagtggtaattgaaaataaacctgaaaaaaaattcgggacttcaacgggattagAACCTATGGCTAGTGcgttaaattgcaattaccactgcgacgctcatattttcatttaaaaatttgtacATCATCTTCATGACACATAACtgatttttttcgatttccacCTTATCTTATTCACACGAAGAAGCCGAGTATGAATGAAAGCTTCATGTCTTAAATTGCCCAAAAATCAGACTTGCAAGAGAAAAGTAAACAGAAAAAGTGAATCGTTCCCTAAAGTGATGCGTGTACAATGTGACTAGATATTTAAAGTTGTCTAGTATCTTTTATTCCACAATATCGCATTTCAAAGTAGCTTTTCTGAAGCGTTTTTAAACTGGTCATgaacaaatataaacaaaaggACACATTAAATTCATATTTTCGAAAGTTTAATAGAATTATCATACGTTTTTCTTAACAAGCAATTCGGGTTTCACTTACCGCCACGTAAAGTAGTCCAGGCAAATATTTAATCAACTGTAGACAGAAACTCCTTGTGGGTTTCTGCtgtagatcattctctcttggcaaATTTCAAGTCTAAAATCTGTGATCGTTAAAGTAAACGGTATTTTCTCACAAGAGCCTTGGAAACTTGAAAATTCTTCAAGGGCTCCGTTAATTTCTTCTAATCAGTTCTTATTCTGAAGCAGTACAAAGGAATTCGCGATGAAATAGATATAGAAGAAGTAAAAAGTTTTGGTTGgataaatgagcatgcgctgtgAGGCCCAATTAGCCAGATTATGGCGACGCTGGCGCAGAGTTTCCCAGAGCTTACGCCAACAATCAtcgtaagcactggggtcgagtTTGGAATTGAACTTGTAGAACAACCGCTAAGAGCTGGAAAGGCCGGGAGTAGCCAATACAAGTTACTTAAATATTAACCTTCAAGTCCCAttatatccacatacaaattctccaaactgatcttgtttccttaaaaaatgagttgagaaaatttgacaaaaagatcaaggcattttctctaaagtgattattttattaattcccataacctaatctcttgacaatgtaaggatattgttaggagaaaattgatggtGGTCagtattgggacttaaagggttaagtaatGAATAATTAGTTTCAAATAACTTATGATAACTTCATGTCTATATCAGTTTTATAATATGGCATGGTGGTATTCGAGTGTGGTCATTGCCTACACTAAATACTTGGATATAATTATAGATCCAGTCTCATTTAATCCTCTCCAAAACCACTCCGCAGAACACTTTGCGTGCCACATTAAGCAGCACAACATCATGCCAGTTTTTGCAGCGTCTCAAGTCCGTAAACGAACGCGGGAGACGTCAAAACATCAATGAAGTTTTTCACATTATGGTTTTGTGGTTTGGGGTTTCCTTCACGACGAGAGACGAAAAAGAACTGGCAGCATAAATTTCTTCGAACTTTGTGTCACATACTTGTAAAATGAATATCAGTATTAAATAGCCTCATTTTCTTAGGCTCCACCTGAAAACGTTAGTCTAACTTATAAAAGTTATATAGCAGAGCTTACAAGCAGGAGTCTCCCACGCAACCGTTTTTGCCTCGTCACGACTGACAAAAACGACTGCCTGGGAGGAGAACCACTTTCCTCGCCCCAATCCTCTCGCCGGCTTTCGATGACTCCTCCGCCAAAAATTTTTCCCGAACTCGCACAAGTTAGCCTTATCGCAAGCTGAATTTAGGGTGATTGAACAGTACATATTACAACATCACACATTTTTATACTATCGCAcaactagactgcaaaacagtcggtttttttctcaaaatcagtaaagaaatcggtaaagcgtggcgtcagtcttacgcgcgcgaagggagaaaggaaaatttttagcgtctctccccagtctcactctccgttttcagcctcgttccaaaCCTtctgtttgactgctcgcgcttacttgaatacgcaaaaaatacggactgttttgcagtctattgcACAACAACGATTTCTTTAACCTTCACTCAACTCCACAAGC containing:
- the LOC140943484 gene encoding uncharacterized protein, whose protein sequence is MALQPYRDVDLNFFKFASLVLNEFPNALRQTFKTMWDNTYGHRHRWDDSPAVRNLFFNTEGGRTKVPVLRSYHEWDCTALFQATIYSRAFAVHHGTLNDVYVKPRGISHGHFHPSVVSTTGNNAETWALAIDQLRLLRNSVCHSTSSEMPKVTFNQYVKHAKDAFQALGVSTAPIDAVGGLLESDFPTSKVRRLEQAINEENKSYIKFLEGVNSDIAELKNKVESDIASKEDVAMLARKIDELKPMQDVSDNKEEISMSARKEDIKVFGEEHQSTADCYYSLGIAQHDLGDFKAALQSKQRALDIRIKVFGEEHHSTADCYYSLGITQHKMGDFKAALQSTQRGLDIRIKVFGEEHQITADSYYSLGKAQSELGDFKAALQSFQRALDISIKVFGEERQSTADCYYKLGITQHKMGDFKSALQSKQRVLDIDIKVSGEEHKNTAACYYSLGKTQHKMGDFKAALQSHQRALDISIKVFGEENQSTADCYYSLGITQHDLGDFKAALQSHQRALNISIKVFGEEHHSTADCYYSLGITQHKMGDFKAALQSKQRALDIRIKVFGEKHQSTADCYYFLGITQHKMGDFKAALQSHQRALDIRIKVFGEERQITADSYYSLGKAQSELGDFKAALQSFQRALDIRIKVFGEKHQSTADCYYFLGITQHEMGDFKAALQSHQRALDISIKVFGEERQSTADCYYSLGKAQSELGDFKAALQSFQRALDISIKVFGEERQSTADCYYKLGITQHKMGDFKAALQSHQRALDISIKVFGEEHQSTADCYYSLGKAQSELGDFKAALQSFQRALDISIKVFGEERQSTADCYYKLGITQHKMGDFKSALQSKQRVLDIDIEMFGEEHQSTAACYYSLGKTQHKMGDFKAALQSTQRALDIRIKVFGEKHQSTADCYYFVGITQHKMGDFKAALQSHQRALDIRIKLFGKEHESTTASNREVSKTQRVLDGLKGGLK